In Bubalus kerabau isolate K-KA32 ecotype Philippines breed swamp buffalo chromosome 4, PCC_UOA_SB_1v2, whole genome shotgun sequence, one DNA window encodes the following:
- the RDM1 gene encoding RAD52 motif-containing protein 1 isoform X2 — MAELVPFAVPTGSDKTLIVWELSSGPTAEALQHSLFTVFSQFGLLYSVRVFPNAAVAGPGFYAVIKFYSARDAHRAQKACNQKQLFQKSPVKIRLGTQHKVVQHNALALNSSRCQELANYYFGFNGWSKRIIKLQDLSDLEEERENEDIVAPLQRQSLKFFCALEVVLPSYEWRSPGVGMAEEPLDNLEEGPLSLLMKRKKTQKLAIQKAMTDAFQKLQIVVLESGKIAVAYRSCEEVTDARTEEELQDLIQVS, encoded by the exons ATGGCGGAGTTGGTACCTTTTGCGGTTCCCACAGGGAGTGACAAAACCTTGATTGTGTGGGAACTGAGCTCTGGACCCACGGCCGAGGCCTTACAA CATTCTCTGTTCACAGTCTTCTCCCAGTTCGGCCTTCTGTATTCGGTCCGAGTCTTCCCAAACGCAGCAGTGGCCGGTCCTGGATTTTATGCCGTCATCAAGTTTTATTCAGCGAGGGATGCTCACAGAGCCCAAAAGGCATGCAACCAGAAGCAGCTTTTCCAGAAATCTCCAGTGAAG ATTCGTCTTGGCACCCAACATAAGGTGGTTCAACACAACGCCCTTGCCCTAAACAGCTCCAGATGCCAAGAATTGGCAAATTACTACTTTGGTTTCAATGGATGGTCAAAAAGGATCATCAAG CTTcaggatctttctgaccttgaagaagaaagggaaaatgaagatATTGTGGCACCTCTTCAGAGGCAAAGCCTGAAGTTCTTCTGTGCTTTAGAGGTGGTGTTGCCATCCTACGAGTGGAGAAGTCCAGGAGTTGGCATGGCTGAGGAACCTTTGGATAACTTGGAAGAag GGCCATTATCACTCcttatgaaaaggaagaaaactcaGAAGCTTGCTATTCAGAAGGCTATGACGGATGCATTCCAGAAACTGCAGATTGTGGTTTTAG AAAGTGGTAAAATAGCTGTGGCGTATAGATCCTGTGAAGAGGTCACAGATGCTAGAACCGAAGAGGAACTACAGGATTTAATTCAA
- the RDM1 gene encoding RAD52 motif-containing protein 1 isoform X3 — protein MAELVPFAVPTGSDKTLIVWELSSGPTAEALQHSLFTVFSQFGLLYSVRVFPNAAVAGPGFYAVIKFYSARDAHRAQKACNQKQLFQKSPVKIRLGTQHKVVQHNALALNSSRCQELANYYFGFNGWSKRIIKLQDLSDLEEERENEDIVAPLQRQSLKFFCALEVVLPSYEWRSPGVGMAEEPLDNLEEGPLSLLMKRKKTQKLAIQKAMTDAFQKLQIVVLGQLLFLEAVWPRGGRMPLRLQL, from the exons ATGGCGGAGTTGGTACCTTTTGCGGTTCCCACAGGGAGTGACAAAACCTTGATTGTGTGGGAACTGAGCTCTGGACCCACGGCCGAGGCCTTACAA CATTCTCTGTTCACAGTCTTCTCCCAGTTCGGCCTTCTGTATTCGGTCCGAGTCTTCCCAAACGCAGCAGTGGCCGGTCCTGGATTTTATGCCGTCATCAAGTTTTATTCAGCGAGGGATGCTCACAGAGCCCAAAAGGCATGCAACCAGAAGCAGCTTTTCCAGAAATCTCCAGTGAAG ATTCGTCTTGGCACCCAACATAAGGTGGTTCAACACAACGCCCTTGCCCTAAACAGCTCCAGATGCCAAGAATTGGCAAATTACTACTTTGGTTTCAATGGATGGTCAAAAAGGATCATCAAG CTTcaggatctttctgaccttgaagaagaaagggaaaatgaagatATTGTGGCACCTCTTCAGAGGCAAAGCCTGAAGTTCTTCTGTGCTTTAGAGGTGGTGTTGCCATCCTACGAGTGGAGAAGTCCAGGAGTTGGCATGGCTGAGGAACCTTTGGATAACTTGGAAGAag GGCCATTATCACTCcttatgaaaaggaagaaaactcaGAAGCTTGCTATTCAGAAGGCTATGACGGATGCATTCCAGAAACTGCAGATTGTGGTTTTAG
- the LYZL6 gene encoding lysozyme-like protein 6, whose protein sequence is MTSPLLISLASCLVAVNQASLIGRCDLAKVLHQEDLDGFEGYSLTDWLCLAFVESDFNITKVNENTDGSFDYGIFQINSHYWCNDYQSHTENNCQVDCQELLSPNLLAIINCAKKIVSGAGGMKNWVKWRLHCAGRPLSYWMTGCHLA, encoded by the exons ATGACAAGCCCACTGCTCATCTCGTTGGCCAGCTGCCTCGTTGCTGTGAACCAAGCCAGCCTCATTGGCCGCTGTGACTTGGCCAAGGTGCTGCACCAGGAGGACTTGGATGGGTTTGAGGGCTACTCCCTGACTGACT GGCTGTGCCTGGCTTTCGTAGAGAGTGATTTCAACATAACAAAGgtaaatgaaaacacagatggcAGCTTTGACTATGGCATCTTCCAGATCAACAGCCACTACTGGTGCAACGATTACCAGAGTCACACGGAAAACAATTGCCAAGTGGACTGTCAAG aaCTGCTGAGCCCCAATCTTCTCGCAATTAtcaactgtgcaaaaaagattgTGTCTGGAGCGGGGGGCATGAAGAACTG GGTAAAATGGAGGTTGCACTGTGCTGGCCGGCCCCTCTCCTACTGGATGACAGGCTGTCACCTGGCATGA